One Chaetodon auriga isolate fChaAug3 chromosome 14, fChaAug3.hap1, whole genome shotgun sequence genomic window carries:
- the foxa1 gene encoding hepatocyte nuclear factor 3-alpha: MLGTVKMEGHEAPDWSGYYSEEMYSPMAGSGMGSGLGMGSMSGYMSSSGTTSGSFNMSYSGTGLSPAPVGSMGGSAQVGMSGLGGGVASMGGALSPSSMSSVSAQQASMSLNPYGGMSPTMSPSMAYGGGGLNRGRDNKAFRRSYPHAKPPYSYISLITMAIQQAPSKMLTLSEIYQWIMDLFPYYRQNQQRWQNSIRHSLSFNDCFVKVSRSPDKPGKGSYWTLHPDSGNMFENGCYLRRQKRFKCEKKMSPKSDSRKEQGGGASPSGDSIKPPGLLDSSSLPTSSQAASPPGLDLRGGVVGASDLKVSGSQLLSSLSLPPQSMAHESQLHLKGDPHYSFNHPFSINNLMSSSEQQHKLDLKAYEALQYSSYSAGGASGLGGRTMEPLEASYYQGVYPRPLLNTS, encoded by the exons ATGCTGGGCACGGTGAAGATGGAAGGACACGAAGCTCCGGACTGGAGCGGATACTACAGCGAGGAG ATGTACTCTCCGATGGCTGGCAGTGGGATGGGCTCTGGTCTAGGAATGGGCTCCATGTCAGGCTACATGTCCAGCAGTGGAACCACGTCAGGCTCCTTCAACATGTCGTACAGTGGGACTGGTCTGAGCCCCGCCCCAGTGGGCAGCATGGGTGGCTCGGCTCAGGTGGGCATGTCGGGCCTGGGTGGGGGCGTGGCCTCAATGGGCGGGGCTCTGAGCCCGTCCAGTATGAGTTCGGTGTCAGCCCAGCAGGCTTCGATGAGTCTGAACCCATATGGGGGCATGAGTCCCACCATGAGCCCCAGCATGGCATATGGTGGTGGCGGACTGAACCGTGGCCGTGACAACAAAGCGTTCAGACGGAGTTACCCACACGCCAAACCCCCCTACTCCTACATCTCACTCATCACCATGGCAATCCAGCAGGCACCCAGCAAGATGCTGACGCTGAGCGAGATCTACCAGTGGATCATGGACCTGTTCCCATACTACCGGCAGAACCAGCAGCGCTGGCAGAACTCCATCCGACACTCGCTGTCCTTCAATGACTGTTTTGTCAAGGTGTCACGCTCGCCGGACAAACCAGGGAAGGGTTCGTACTGGACCCTGCACCCGGACTCTGGGAACATGTTCGAGAACGGCTGCTACCTGCGTCGCCAGAAGAGGTTCAAGTGTGAGAAGAAGATGTCACCGAAATCTGACAGCCGGAAGGAACAAGGGGGAGGAGCATCTCCTTCTGGGGACTCCATCAAACCTCCAGGACTCCTGGACTCCTCTTCCCTGCCCACTTCCAGCCAGGCGGCCTCACCTCCCGGTTTGGACCTGCGGGGAGGTGTTGTAGGGGCGTCTGACCTGAAGGTGTCTGGCTCCCAgctcctgtcctccctgtcaTTACCCCCCCAGTCCATGGCACATGAGTCCCAGCTCCACCTCAAAGGAGACCCCCACTACTCCTTCAACCATCCGTTCTCCATCAATAATTTAATGTCgtcttcagagcagcagcacaaactggacCTGAAGGCCTACGAGGCACTGCAGTATTCCTCCTACAGTGCTGGGGGGGCGTCCGGCCTCGGGGGTAGAACCATGGAGCCTCTGGAGGCCTCCTACTACCAGGGGGTGTACCCCAGACCGCTCCTCAACACCTCTTAG